In the Campylobacter concisus genome, one interval contains:
- a CDS encoding LPP20 family lipoprotein — translation MKVKILSFALMVAIFGGCSFNGFMGEPTNTSNRNVVIQKVDKDDLREVMKKEKMIYDSAPRETTFRATGEGIAPLNSLSYAQSVTLAKRAAMADAYSQLAGKLYGVKINAEDTVRDAMLNDSSITSKVQGLVKNARIVNENFKDGLYKVNMELKIDEDKWREVFSY, via the coding sequence ATGAAGGTTAAAATTTTATCTTTTGCTTTGATGGTTGCTATTTTTGGCGGTTGCTCATTTAACGGCTTTATGGGCGAGCCAACTAACACATCAAACCGCAACGTAGTCATCCAAAAGGTCGATAAAGACGATCTTAGAGAGGTGATGAAAAAAGAGAAGATGATATATGATAGTGCTCCAAGAGAGACCACTTTTAGAGCCACAGGCGAGGGCATAGCTCCGCTAAATTCGCTCTCGTACGCTCAGTCGGTCACTCTTGCAAAAAGAGCGGCGATGGCTGATGCTTATTCTCAGCTTGCTGGTAAGCTTTATGGCGTAAAGATCAACGCTGAAGATACCGTAAGAGACGCGATGCTAAATGATTCATCTATCACTTCAAAGGTTCAAGGTCTTGTCAAAAATGCAAGGATCGTGAATGAAAATTTCAAAGACGGGCTTTATAAGGTAAATATGGAGCTTAAGATAGACGAAGATAAGTGGCGAGAAGTCTTTTCTTACTAA
- a CDS encoding SseB family protein, whose product MQEVMDKFLNDPSQQNEINLIAALKKASFFAPVLLNQALAKPDGGVVYEEEGSNIKFILLEDEGEKLSYFPAFTSKEAMKLWRNDSEQESIEIGIKEYLAMLKESSYAGVVIDAFSYDFILKKEQIVKILD is encoded by the coding sequence GGATAAATTTTTAAATGATCCTAGTCAGCAAAATGAGATAAATTTGATAGCAGCTTTGAAAAAGGCTAGTTTTTTTGCTCCGGTACTCTTAAACCAAGCACTCGCAAAGCCTGATGGTGGTGTGGTTTATGAAGAAGAGGGCTCAAATATCAAATTTATCCTGCTTGAAGATGAGGGCGAGAAGCTTAGCTATTTTCCAGCATTTACTAGCAAAGAGGCGATGAAGCTTTGGCGAAACGATAGCGAGCAAGAGAGCATTGAGATAGGGATAAAAGAGTATCTAGCTATGCTAAAAGAGAGTAGCTACGCTGGAGTCGTAATAGATGCCTTTAGCTACGATTTTATTCTTAAAAAAGAGCAGATAGTAAAAATTTTAGACTAA
- the gyrA gene encoding DNA gyrase subunit A, with translation MKDNLLELTQDIASVDIEESIKTSYLDYSMSVIVGRALPDARDGLKPVHRRILYAMDNLGVGSRSAYMKSARIVGEVIGKYHPHGDIAVYDALVRMAQKFSMRYPVVDGQGNFGSIDGDSAAAMRYTEARMTMLTEELLKDIDKDTVDFVPNYDDREVEPDVLPSRVPNLLLNGSSGIAVGMATNIPPHSLDELIDGLLLLLENKEATLEEVMEFIKGPDFPTGGIIFGKKGIIEAYRTGRGRVKLRAKTHIEKKPNKDVIVIDELPYQTNKARLIEQIAELVKDKQIEGISEVRDESDKDGIRVVIELKRDAMSDIVLNNLFKSTTMESTFGVIMLAINNKEPKVFNLIELLKLFLNHRKTVIIRRTIFELEKARARAHILEGLKIALDNIDEVIELIRNSADTSVAREGLMSKFNLSELQANAILDMRLSKLTGLEREKLETELAELMAEIARLDEILKSETLLENLIKEELLEIKNKFKVPRVTEIVDDYDDIDIEDLIPNENMVVTITHRGYIKRVPSKQYEKQKRGGKGKVAVTTYDDDFIESFFTSNTHDTLMFVTDRGQLYWLKVYKIPEGSRTAKGKAVVNLIQLQPDEKIKAIIPTTDFDESKSLAFFTKNGIVKRTNLSEFKNIRSVGVRAISLDENDELVTALIAQTYDDMPVTDPENELSVETEVLEIEEIQNEIDEDNANAEEDANSGDETMLFVVTKKGMCLKFKISKVRQMGRTARGVTGIKFKELGDEVVGAAVIESNDQEILSISQKGIGKRTTADEYRLTNRGGKGVICMKLTSRTGDLIGVVMVDEEQDLMALTSSGKMIRVDMQTIRKAGRNTSGVIVVNVDGDDVVSIARCPKADDGEDEEEAPSEDMGLLE, from the coding sequence ATGAAAGACAATCTACTTGAATTAACTCAAGATATCGCATCTGTTGATATCGAAGAGTCTATAAAAACTAGCTATCTTGACTACTCCATGAGCGTCATCGTCGGACGTGCTTTGCCTGACGCTAGAGACGGATTAAAGCCAGTTCATAGAAGAATTTTATACGCTATGGACAATCTTGGCGTTGGTAGCAGAAGTGCCTATATGAAGTCAGCTCGTATCGTCGGTGAAGTCATCGGTAAGTATCACCCGCACGGCGACATAGCGGTTTATGACGCACTTGTTCGTATGGCTCAGAAATTTTCTATGCGTTATCCAGTCGTTGACGGGCAAGGAAACTTTGGTTCAATAGATGGCGACAGCGCAGCTGCGATGCGTTATACCGAAGCTAGAATGACAATGCTTACCGAAGAGCTTTTAAAAGATATCGACAAAGACACGGTTGATTTTGTGCCAAACTACGATGATAGAGAGGTTGAACCAGATGTACTTCCAAGCCGTGTGCCAAATTTATTATTAAACGGCTCAAGCGGTATTGCGGTCGGTATGGCGACAAATATCCCACCACACAGCCTTGATGAGCTTATAGATGGTCTTTTGCTCCTTCTTGAAAACAAAGAGGCTACACTTGAAGAGGTGATGGAATTTATTAAAGGTCCAGACTTCCCAACAGGTGGTATCATCTTTGGTAAAAAAGGCATAATAGAGGCCTACCGTACAGGTCGTGGCAGAGTCAAACTAAGAGCTAAAACTCACATAGAAAAAAAGCCAAACAAAGATGTCATAGTAATCGACGAGCTGCCTTATCAAACAAACAAAGCAAGGCTCATTGAGCAGATCGCCGAGCTTGTAAAAGATAAGCAGATAGAGGGCATTAGCGAGGTTAGAGATGAGTCTGATAAGGACGGCATCCGTGTAGTTATTGAGCTAAAACGCGACGCTATGAGCGACATCGTGCTAAACAACCTATTTAAATCAACCACGATGGAGAGCACTTTTGGCGTTATTATGCTTGCTATTAATAACAAAGAGCCAAAGGTATTTAACCTTATTGAGCTGCTTAAGCTATTTTTAAATCACAGAAAAACAGTTATCATTAGAAGAACGATATTTGAGCTTGAAAAAGCGCGTGCAAGAGCCCACATCTTAGAGGGTCTAAAGATCGCACTTGATAATATTGACGAGGTGATCGAGCTTATTAGAAATAGTGCTGATACATCGGTTGCTAGAGAAGGCTTGATGAGTAAATTTAACCTCTCAGAGCTTCAAGCAAACGCTATCCTTGATATGCGCCTAAGCAAGCTTACAGGCCTAGAGAGAGAAAAACTAGAGACCGAGCTAGCCGAGCTTATGGCTGAGATCGCAAGACTTGATGAAATTTTAAAGAGTGAGACATTGCTTGAAAATTTGATCAAAGAAGAGCTTCTTGAGATAAAAAATAAATTTAAAGTACCAAGAGTGACAGAGATCGTCGATGACTACGATGATATCGACATCGAAGACCTCATACCAAATGAAAATATGGTCGTAACCATAACTCACCGCGGCTACATCAAGCGTGTGCCAAGCAAGCAGTACGAGAAGCAAAAACGTGGTGGCAAGGGCAAAGTAGCGGTCACGACATACGATGATGACTTTATAGAGAGCTTCTTTACTTCAAATACCCACGATACGCTTATGTTTGTGACAGACCGCGGACAGCTATACTGGCTAAAAGTCTATAAGATCCCAGAAGGAAGCCGCACAGCAAAAGGCAAAGCAGTTGTAAATTTGATCCAGCTGCAGCCTGATGAGAAGATTAAAGCGATCATCCCAACGACTGACTTTGACGAGAGCAAATCGCTAGCGTTTTTCACTAAAAACGGCATCGTAAAACGCACAAATTTAAGCGAGTTTAAAAACATCCGCTCTGTTGGCGTAAGAGCGATCAGTCTTGATGAGAACGACGAGCTAGTAACTGCGCTCATTGCTCAAACATATGATGATATGCCAGTAACTGACCCTGAGAATGAGCTAAGCGTTGAGACTGAAGTACTTGAGATAGAAGAGATACAAAACGAGATCGACGAAGACAATGCAAACGCCGAAGAAGACGCAAACTCAGGCGATGAGACAATGCTATTTGTAGTGACTAAAAAAGGTATGTGTCTTAAATTTAAGATTAGTAAGGTTCGCCAAATGGGAAGAACTGCACGCGGCGTAACTGGCATCAAATTTAAAGAGCTAGGCGATGAGGTCGTAGGCGCAGCAGTCATCGAAAGCAATGATCAAGAAATTTTAAGCATATCTCAAAAAGGTATCGGCAAGCGCACAACCGCTGATGAGTACCGCTTGACAAATCGCGGTGGCAAAGGTGTCATTTGCATGAAGCTAACAAGCAGAACAGGCGATCTGATCGGTGTTGTGATGGTTGATGAAGAGCAAGATCTAATGGCTCTAACATCAAGTGGCAAGATGATCAGAGTTGATATGCAAACCATCCGCAAAGCAGGACGTAACACAAGTGGTGTGATCGTTGTAAATGTCGATGGCGATGATGTTGTAAGTATTGCAAGATGCCCTAAGGCAGATGATGGTGAGGACGAGGAAGAAGCACCAAGCGAAGATATGGGGCTTTTGGAATAA